A single region of the Brachypodium distachyon strain Bd21 chromosome 3, Brachypodium_distachyon_v3.0, whole genome shotgun sequence genome encodes:
- the LOC100845394 gene encoding PAP-specific phosphatase HAL2-like: protein MGSIRLSAWTAASSSPAARGFPPSDWRGRVRGRRRRAHCAPPSAPPPPSLGASSRLRVGTQHELLWDCRGGGLGGGGRRDYAKEMEAAVRVVQVACTLCQRVQDSLLLANPAGSGSNSGGVHSKLDRSPVTVADWGVQAIVSWLLSDFFRDESVSIVAEEDDQTLSSSDGTALLESVVAAVNGCLVEAPKYGLRSPEKDLRASDVLQAIRKCSSAGGPKGRFWVLDPVDGTLGFVRGDQYAIALALIEDGEVVLGVLGCPNYPMKKEWLNYHQRYYRLMSKVAPPASGSWNKGCVMYAHKGCGQAWMQPLVHDFGMLNWHNSREIQVSSVSDPVSATFCEPVEKANSSHSFTAGLAHSVGLRKQPLRVYSMVKYAAIARGDAEIFMKFARAGYKEKIWDHAAGVVIIQEAGGVITDAGGCPLDFSRGVYLEGLDRGIIACSGALLHHRILEAVDASWNSSTL from the exons ATGGGCAGCATCCGCCTCTCCGCCTGGACGGCCGCGTCCTCAAGCCCCGCCGCACGAGGCTTCCCGCCGTCGGACTGGCGCGGACGGGtgcgcgggcgccgccgccgcgcccactGCGCCCCGCCgtcggcgccaccgccgccgtctctgGGCGCGAGCAGCCGCCTCCGGGTCGGGACGCAGCACGAGTTGCTCTGGGattgccgcggcggcggactcGGAGGAGGGGGCCGAAGGGATTACGCCAAGGAGATGGAGGCCGCGGTGCGTGTCGTGCAGGTGGCCTGCACGCTGTGCCAGCGCGTGCAGGActcgctcctcctcgccaacCCCGCCGGCTCCGGTTCCAACTCCGGCGGCGTGCACTCCAAGCTCGACCGCTCTCCGGTCACCGTCGCCG ATTGGGGCGTGCAAGCGATAGTAAGCTGGTTACTCTCAGATTTCTTTCGTGATGAAAGTGTGTCGATTGTAGCAGAGGAAGATGATCAGACGCTATCTAGCAGCGATGGCACGGCTTTGCTTGAGTCTGTTGTCGCGGCTGTCAATGGTTGCCTGGTTGAAGCTCCAAAGTATGGGCTGAGATCCCCAGAGAAAGACCTCAGAGCTTCTGATGTTCTTCAAGCTATACGAAAGTGTAGCTCTGCCGGAGGTCCGAAAGGAAGATTTTGGGTGCTTGATCCTGTGGATGGCACACTTGGTTTTGTGCGTGGGGACCAATATGCTATTGCTCTTGCCTTAATTGAAGACGGAGAAGTCGTGCTTGGTGTTCTTGGATGCCCAAATTATCCAATGAAGAAGGAATGGCTCAACTATCACCAACGATACTACAGGTTGATGTCTAAGGTTGCTCCCCCTGCATCAGGATCCTGGAACAAGGGTTGTGTGATGTATGCTCACAAAGGATGTGGTCAAGCTTGGATGCAACCATTGGTTCATGACTTTGGTATGCTTAACTGGCATAACTCAAGGGAGATTCAAGTATCATCCGTCAGTGATCCAGTTTCAGCCACATTCTGCGAACCTGTTGAAAAAGCCAACTCAAGCCATTCCTTCACTGCAGGACTTGCTCATAGTGTAGGCTTAAG AAAGCAACCTCTGCGTGTGTACAGCATGGTGAAATATGCTGCAATAGCTCGAGGTGATGCAGAAATCTTCATGAAATTCGCTAGAGCTGGATACAAGGAGAAGATATGGGATCATGCTGCAGGGGTAGTCATCATTCAAGAGGCTGGTGGAGTGATCACGGATGCTGGAGGTTGCCCGTTGGACTTCTCCAGGGGCGTTTACTTGGAGGGTTTGGATAGAGGCATAATAGCTTGCTCTGGAGCATTGCTTCATCATAGAATTTTAGAAGCTGTTGATGCAAGTTGGAACTCCTCAACATTGTGA
- the LOC100845696 gene encoding uncharacterized protein LOC100845696 yields MRYRAERLATGWAFGADKWVPRVHRKLPEDEERGSKGEQRLGEGKEEDGSGGGSMVGGRGVGRRQERQALVVAFAVALLMGTAVYFRIWARQSDDPSFTADDREELRRQFEHANLEAMDESAEWRMKYDTEFGKNRQLQDELVKVKASLSSSTNRFDSLRKDNEMLKKQIEYMKLQCNCTVPVKITRE; encoded by the exons ATGCGATATAGGGCTGAACGCCTTGCAACTGGGTGGGCTTTTGGGGCCGACAAGTGGGTCCCGCGAGTACACAGGAAGTTGCCCGAAGACGAAGAGAGGGGCTCAAAGGGCGAGCAGAGACTGGGAgaggggaaggaggaagacggaaGCGGAGGAGGATCGATGGTGGGGGGACGAGGAGTAGGGCGGAGGCAGGAGAGACAGGCGCTGGTGGTGGCCTTCGCGGTGGCGCTGCTGATGGGCACCGCCGTCTACTTCCGCATCTGGGCGCGCCAGTCCGATGACCCCTCCTTCACCGCCGACGACCGCGAGGAGCTCCG GAGGCAATTTGAACACGCCAATCTGGAGGCAATGGATGAATCTGCTGAATGGAGAATGAAATACGACACTGAATTCGGCAAAAACAGGCAGCTGCAGGATGAACTTGTAAAG GTTAAGGCCTCACTGTCCTCTTCAACCAACAGATTTGACTCGTTGCGGAAG GATAATGAGATGTTGAAGAAGCAGATTGAATACATGAAGCTGCAATGCAACTGCACTGTTCCAGTGAAGATTACTCGGGAATAA
- the LOC100842860 gene encoding uncharacterized protein LOC100842860, whose protein sequence is MGSLQGDVATSPSLSSTGSNDGGRVGGGGGGDINNGVYDGARIYACFTHGGSNSLECYEPGANTWRRVGPIPGVPAGHVLKGFAVVALGDSVFLIGGRLCRRDLTGESHRDTDVGVRADVLRYDARGGEWRGCAPLGVARFDFACAVCHGRICVAGGLTSLSGARGTAAAEVYDADQGRWTRLPDMSTRRYKCVGVTWQGGFHVVGGFAESTSAAAATSALGGGDVSSSSALERSSAEVFNCGRGAWEILPGMWQLDVPPNQIVAVAGRLFSSGDCLNSWKGHVEAYDGQLNIWSVMDHSAVADLSLLASLPPSAQQLYLTMAVVGTRLFFLAGYEVPCDDDEESFRTLSLVHSFDTSAVPGLVSAWSSFQPKMVDQENTVEDGSKELFSQCCSVQLSS, encoded by the coding sequence ATGGGTTCCTTGCAGGGCGACGTGGCCACCTCGCCGTCTCTGTCCAGCACCGGCAGCAACGACGGGGgacgcgtcggcggcggcggcggcggcgacattAACAACGGCGTCTACGACGGCGCCAGGATATACGCGTGCTTCACGCACGGCGGCTCCAACAGCCTCGAATGCTACGAGCCGGGGGCCAACACGTGGCGCAGGGTGGGGCCCATCCCGGGGGTCCCCGCTGGCCACGTCCTCAAGGGCTTCGCCGTCGTGGCCCTCGGCGACTCCGTCTTCCTCATCGGCGGCCGCCTCTGCCGCAGAGACCTCACGGGCGAGTCTCACCGCGACACGGACGTGGGCGTGCGTGCCGACGTGCTTCGCTacgacgcgcgcggcggcgagtggCGGGGCTGCGCGCCGCTGGGCGTCGCGCGGTTCGACTTCGCGTGCGCGGTGTGCCACGGCAGGATCTGCGTGGCCGGCGGGCTGACCTCGCTGTCCGGCGCACgtggcacggcggcggccgaggtgTACGACGCCGACCAGGGCCGCTGGACGCGGCTCCCGGACATGAGCACGCGGCGGTACAAGTGCGTGGGGGTGACGTGGCAGGGCGGGTTCCACGTGGTGGGCGGCTTCGCGGAGAGCAcgagcgcggccgcggccacgtCGGCgctcggcggtggcgacgTGTCGTCGTCCAGCGCGCTGGAGCGGAGCTCGGCGGAGGTGTTCAACTGCGGGCGTGGCGCGTGGGAGATCCTGCCTGGCATGTGGCAGCTGGACGTGCCGCCCAACCAGATCGTCGCCGTGGCGGGGCGGCTCTTCAGCTCCGGCGACTGCCTCAACAGCTGGAAGGGCCACGTGGAGGCCTACGACGGCCAGCTCAACATCTGGAGCGTCATGGACCACTCGGCCGTCGCCGACCTCTCGCTCCTCGCCAGCCTCCCGCCGTCCGCGCAGCAGCTCTACCTCACCATGGCCGTCGTCGGCacccggctcttcttcctcgccgggTACGAGGTGCcctgcgacgacgacgaggagagcTTCAGGACTCTGTCGCTGGTGCACAGCTTTGACACAAGCGCCGTGCCCGGGCTGGTGTCGGCGTGGAGCAGCTTCCAGCCCAAGATGGTGGATCAGGAGAACACCGTTGAGGACGGCAGCAAGGAGCTCTTCAGCCAGTGCTGCTCCGTGCAACTCTCCAGCTAA
- the LOC104583839 gene encoding mRNA-decapping enzyme subunit 2 has product MAMAGGGGLNRSSSRGQLPPQELLDDLCSRFVLNVPKEDLESFERILFLLEQAHWFYEDNSVEHNPSLKSLSFKDFTSLMFNSCAALRPYRAHLDDIYKDFTHYKFRVPVSGAIILDDTYERCLLVKGWKSSASWSFPRGKRSKDEEDHTCAVREVLEETGCDVSKLLKMDDHIEVSIGQQRVRLYIITGVKGDTVFAPQTKKEISEISWHRIDDLLPASDDAISRGVNGMKLYMVAPFLTGLKAWIAMHRPQLHQKSDTSARGTVWKAKNPSGVFVPVENPVITRGGPDQQHIDNRPGRSFRSFRFDTASILQSMDASFQRA; this is encoded by the exons ATGGCGATGGCTGGCGGCGGGGGACTGAATCGGTCGTCGTCGAGGGggcagctgccgccgcaggAGCTGCTCGACGATCTCTGCAG CCGGTTCGTGCTGAACGTGCCCAAGGAGGATTTGGAGTCGTTCGAGCGGATCCTGTTCCTGCTGGAGCAGGCGCACTGGTTCTACGAGGACAACTCGGTCGAGCACAACCCCTCCCTGAAGTCCCTCTCCTTCAAGGACTTCACCTCCCTCA TGTTCAACAGCTGTGCAGCTCTCAGGCCCTACCGTGCGCACCTGGACGACATCTACAAGGACTTCACCCACTACAAGTTCCGTGTCCCCGTCTCCGGCGCCATCATCCTCGATGACACCTATGAGAGG TGCTTACTTGTGAAGGGATGGAAGTCTAGTGCTAGCTGGAGCTTCCCTCGTGGAAAGAGGAGCAAAGATGAAGAAGATCATACATGTGCAGTTAGAGAA GTTCTGGAGGAAACTGGGTGTGATGTTTCTAAGCTTTTGAAAATGGATGACCACATTGAAGTTTCAATTGGACAACAGAGAGTTCGTCTCTACATTATTACGGGCGTTAAGGGAGATACAGTGTTTGCACCTCAAACTAAGAAAGAGATCAGT GAAATCTCATGGCACAGAATTGATGATCTTCTACCTGCTAGTGATGATGCGATATCTCGTGGAGTGAATGGAATGAAGCTTTATATGGTTGCACCATTTTTGAC GGGTCTGAAAGCTTGGATAGCCATGCATCGTCCCCAACTGCATCAGAAGTCAGATACATCTGCTAGAG GTACCGTGTGGAAAGCGAAGAACCCCTCAGGAGTTTTCGTACCTGTCGAGAACCCTGTCATTACTAGAGGAGGACCCGACCAACAACATATCGACAACCGCCCGGGTAGAAGCTTCAGAAGCTTCAGATTTGATACGGCAAGCATCCTACAGTCTATGGATGCTTCATTTCAACGTGCCTAG
- the LOC100821929 gene encoding uncharacterized protein LOC100821929 isoform X1 — protein sequence MMGPALLSLPRSSSSSAVSPCHLSPGRRSAAAAQRHRPSFPSNPAAGICYASQAVELLPSFYPGVVVRDARLEDCWEVADTHCGSFFPGYKFPLDLVLRIDRYIALLSGFSVPPGCTRTCLVAVNPTAVNNAISIECGDLRDAEFHGKYGLSKGSIAGILTVDTVADYLPRKGPLKQRRTGIAYIANVAVRKEERRKGIAKMLVAEAEARARSWGCRSVALHCDVSNLAALRLYKNQGYKCIRVPEDAKWPAPKIAPGVRYNFMMKLVPKM from the exons ATGATGGGGCCGGCACTGCTGAGCTTACCGCGCTCTTCGTCGTCTTCGGCTGTCTCCCCTTGTCATCTCTCTCCGGGACGCcgatctgccgccgccgcccagcgcCACCGCCCATCGTTCCCCTCCAATCCCGCCGCAG GAATATGCTATGCAAGTCAAGCAGTTGAACTGTTGCCGTCTTTCTACCCGGGGGTTGTGGTTCGAGATGCAAGGCTAGAGGACTGCTGGGAAGTAGCTGACACCCACTGTGGCTCATTTTTTCCGGGTTACAAATTCCCGTTAGACCTTGTTCTACGAATTGATCGTTACATTGCCCTCCTATCCGGTTTTTCGGTTCCACCTGGCTGCACGAGAACATGCCTTGTTGCGGTTAACCCTACTGCAGTTAACAATGCTATCAGTATCGAATGTGGAGATCTAAGAGATGCTGAATTTCATGGGAAATACGGTCTCAGTAAAGGCTCAATAGCTGGCATCCTTACGGTTGACACAGTGGCGGACTATCTTCCAAGAAAGGGACCACTCAAGCAGAGAAG AACAGGTATTGCATATATAGCAAATGTAGCGGTCCGAAAGGAGGAGCGCCGAAAGGGAATTGCAAAAATGCTTGTCGCGGAAGCTGAGGCACGAGCAAGGAGTTGGGGTTGCCGGTCCGTGGCCCTGCATTGTGATGTAAGTAACCTTGCTGCACTGCGACTGTACAAAAACCAAGGTTACAAATGCATCCGTGTACCAGAAGATGCAAAGTGGCCAGCACCTAAGATAGCTCCAGGAGTGCGATACAACTTCATGATGAAACTAGTGCCCAAAATGTAA
- the LOC100835126 gene encoding uncharacterized protein LOC100835126 has protein sequence MVALVRPSVLPVCAVTGGGGKDKWTPRQQQSWWGRSKQSLPHQPRRNGERGGGGGGGALDQVLGVLRRDSEFLQAAAGAPLRDVLWLRFLENKKQRRKQPKPKPAQQEQEEEEEASARRAPAFPPPAYPPALSCVELMAADLQALKVYVGSSKREFVHRLLGSKQQPQSQQQCIKSKPVLQKQFEPKPKEQQQQALQPPAFPPHSYPPGLSCMELMMADLAALKLYISYYYAILTTPLPQHYDPDLLAQYFVSRPHILAFRTVQILLAFVSAAVKVQISKRMNLTTDATYRSSISNEGFNASQYMVGQLLKDTFLDLGPTFVKVGQSLSTRPDIIGSEICEALSELHERVPSFPREDAMKIIEGEFHRPVSQVFSYISDEPVAAASFGQVYQGRTFDGALVAIKVQRPNLLPSVLRDIYILRLGLAFVRKIANRSSNISLYADELGRGFVGELDYNIEAANAMKFRECHSRYSFIVVPKILKQLTRKRVLTMEWMAGENPKELLSLSKGISGDISESSEKQKLEAKARLLDLVNKGVEASLVQLLETGLLHADPHTGNLRYTPEGHVGFLDFGLLCAMEKKHQRAMLASIVHIVNGDWTSLVYDLTEMDIVPPRTNIRRVTMDLEDTLGEVTFDDGIPDIKFSKVLGKIWSVALKYHFRMPPYYTLVLRSLASLEGLAIAADKSFKTFWAAYPFVVRKLLSDNSLETRRVLYQVIFNRRKEFQWHKIAVFLKLASARGNFRQSTGVLPERKGMNVANLAEISDAYSLDRATPERALHTANLCLRLLLSQDSIVIRRLIMTANVKSLARDLISKGASIFRVLLSRALADVVCQWMVKVTGLKRLRQLKPDSPVTTKSDEGDLRLSKEASIMVSLQEALRDRRLKVIFSKFVRDLREEPVLMFRVSWSMLLVSAVSAAIGVHRFVVLLSEEYLPTLTPRLAPI, from the exons ATGGTGGCGCTGGTGCGGCCGTCCGTGCTGCCAGTGTGCGCCgtgacgggcggcggcgggaaggaCAAGTGGacgccgcggcagcagcagtcgtGGTGGGGCAGGAGTAAGCAGAGCTTGCCGCACCAGCCGCGGCGGAATGGGgagcgaggaggcgggggcggcggcggagcgctgGATCAGGTGCTTGGCGTGCTCCGCCGCGACAGCGAGTTCctccaggccgccgccggcgccccgcTCCGCGACGTCCTCTGGCTCCGGTTCCTCGAGAACAAGAAGCAGCGGCGGAAGCAACCAAAACCTAAGCCCgcgcagcaggagcaggaggaagaggaggaagcgtcGGCTCGTCGAGCCCCTGCGTTCCCTCCCCCAGCCTACCCGCCAG CGCTGTCCTGTGTGGAGCTGATGGCGGCTGATCTACAAGCCCTCAAGGTTTATGTCGGTTCCTCAAAACGTGAATTCGTGCATCGGTTGCTCGGAAGCAAGCAGCAGCCTCAATCTCAACAACAATGTATCAAGTCCAAACCAGTTCTGCAAAAACAATTTGAACCGAAACCCAaggaacagcagcagcaggcgctTCAGCCCCCAGCCTTCCCTCCCCATTCCTACCCACCAG GGCTGTCTTGCATGGAGCTGATGATGGCCGATCTCGCAGCCCTCAAGTTGTACATCAGCTACTACTATGCCATTCTCACCACTCCTCTGCCCCAGCATTACGACCCTGATCTACTCGCCCAGTACTTCGTCTCACGTCCTCATATCCTTGCATTCCGCACGGTTCAA ATACTATTGGCATTTGTCTCGGCTGCGGTGAAGGTGCAAATTTCTAAAAGAATGAACCTAACCACAGATGCTACCTACAGAAGTAGCATCAGCAATGAAGGTTTTAATGCTTCACAATACATGGTTGGACAGCTTCTCAAGGACACATTTCTTGACCTTGGGCCTACTTTTGTTAAAG TTGGGCAATCCCTCTCAACAAGGCCTGATATTATAGGCTCGGAGATTTGTGAG GCACTTTCCGAGTTGCATGAAAGAGTCCCCTCTTTCCCAAGAGAGGATGCAATGAAGATCATTGAGGGAGAATTCCATCGTCCTGTTTCACAAGTTTTCAGTTACATATCTGATGAGCCTGTTGCCGCAGCTTCCTTTGGACAG GTTTATCAAGGACGCACATTTGATGGTGCTCTTGTGGCCATAAAGGTCCAGCGGCCGAACCTTCTTCCTTCTGTGCTGAGGGACATCTATATTCTGCGCCTTGGG CTTGCTTTTGTGAGGAAGATTGCAAATCGAAGTAGTAACATTTCCCTCTATGCTGATGAGTTGGGTAGAGGTTTTGTTGGCGAATTGGACTACAATATTGAAGCTGCCAATGCTATGAAATTCCGG GAATGTCACTCCAGATATTCATTTATAGTGGTTCCAAAGATTCTCAAGCAACTTACTAGGAAGAGGGTTTTGACAATGGAGTGGATGGCTGGTGAAAACCCCAAGGAGTTGCTTTCTTTGTCTAAAGGTATTTCTGGTGACATTAGTGAATCCTCAGAGAAGCAGAAGTTGGAAGCAAAAGCCCGGCTTCTTGACCTG GTCAATAAAGGTGTCGAGGCCTCATTAGTGCAGCTCCTCGAGACAGGGTTGTTGCATGCTGATCCTCATACTGGGAATTTGCGATATACACCTGAAGGCCATGTTGG GTTTCTTGACTTTGGTTTACTTTGCGCGATGGAGAAGAAACATCAACGCGCTATGCTTGCGAGCATTGTGCACATAGTAAATGGAGATTGGACTTCCCTTGTTTATGATTTGACTGAGATGGATATTGTTCCACCAAGAACTAATATACGCCGAGTGACAATG GACTTAGAGGACACATTGGGTGAGGTAACCTTTGACGATGGAATTCCAGACATCAAGTTCAGTAAG GTGCTTGGCAAAATTTGGTCTGTAGCACTTAAATATCACTTCCGTATGCCACCGTACTACACACTGGTCCTGCGGTCACTTGCCTCTTTGGAAG GACTGGCCATAGCAGCAGATAAAAGTTTTAAAACATTTTGGGCAGCATACCCATTTGTTGTTAGGAAGCTTCTGTCTGATAATTCACTTGAGACAAGGAGGGTATTGTATCAG GTGATTTTCAACAGAAGGAAAGAGTTCCAGTGGCACAAGATTGCAGTGTTTCTAAAGCTAGCATCAGCAAG GGGCAACTTTAGGCAAAGTACTGGAGTTTTGCCAGAGAGGAAGGGCATGAATGTTGCAAACCTTGCAGAGATCAGTGATGCATATTCCCTTGATCGCGCTACACCAGAAAGGGCATTGCATACTGCAAACCTTTGCCTCAGACTTCTATTATCACAGGATAGCATTGTGATAAGGAGACTTATAATGACTGCG AATGTGAAGTCTCTTGCCCGTGACTTGATCTCCAAAGGCGCATCCATTTTCCGGGTCCTCCTGAGCCGGGCTCTTGCCGACGTTGTCTGCCAGTGGATGGTGAAGGTGACTGGACTAAAACGACTCAGGCAACTGAAGCCTGATTCGCCCGTGACCACGAAAAGTGACGAGGGTGACCTGCGGCTGTCCAAAGAAGCTTCGATCATGGTGTCCTTGCAGGAAGCCTTAAGAGACCGAAGACTGAAGGTCATATTCTCAAAGTTTGTCAGGGATCTAAGGGAGGAGCCAGTCCTGATGTTCAGGGTGAGCTGGAGCATGCTTCTTGTCTCGGCCGTATCCGCAGCCATTGGTgtgcaccggtttgtcgttcTCTTGTCGGAGGAATACTTGCCCACTTTGACGCCGCGGCTCGCTCCGATTTAG
- the LOC100843165 gene encoding quinone oxidoreductase PIG3, producing the protein MRAVVIASPGGPEALEVREVEDLLAPGEGEVLVEVAAAGVNRADTVQRQGRYPPPPGASPYPGLECSGTILALGANVPARWAVGDQVCALLTGGGYAEKVVVPAGQLLPVPEGVSLTDAAGLPEVACTVWSTVFMTSHLSSGESFLIHGGSSGIGTFAIQIAKHLGIKVFVTAGSEEKLVACKGLGADVCINYKSEDFEARIKEETNGKGVDVILDNIGGSYLQRNLNILAVDGRLFIIGLMGGAVTEVNLQAIFARRLTVQAAGLRNRSLDNKAQIVSEVEKNVWPAILLGKVKPVVYKTFPLSEAAEAHKLMESSSHIGKILLVP; encoded by the exons atgaggGCGGTGGTGATCGCGAGCCCCGGCGGGCCGGAGGCCCTGGAGGTTCGCGAGGTGGAGGACCTCCTGGCGCCGGGAGAAGGCGAGGTGCTCGTcgaggtggccgccgccggcgtcaatCGCGCCGACACGGTCCAGCGGCAGGGCCggtacccgccgccgcccggcgcgTCGCCTTACCCGGGGCTCGAGTGCTCCGGCACCATCCTCGCCCTCGGGGCCAACGTCCCCGCGCGGTGGGCCGTCGGCGACCAG GTGTGCGCGCTGCTTACGGGCGGCGGGTATGCGGAGAAGGTGGTGGTGCCGGCGGGGCAGCTGCTCCCGGTGCCGGAGGGGGTGTCGCTGACGGACGCGGCTGGCTTGCCCGAGGTGGCCTGCACCGTCTGGTCGACCGTATTCATGACAAGCCATCTCTCCTCTGGCGAATCGTTCCTT ATCCATGGTGGATCAAGTGGAATTGGTACATTTGCTATACAGATCGCAAAGCACCTTGGAATTAAGGTTTTTGTTACTGCAG GAAGCGAAGAAAAACTAGTTGCTTGCAAAGGTTTGGGTGCTGATGTATGCATAAACTACAAATCTGAAGATTTTGAAGCACGTATTAAAGAAGAAACCAATGGAAAGG GTGTTGATGTCATTCTAGACAATATCGGTGGATCTTATCTCCAGCGTAATCTGAACATCTTAGCTGTTGATGGTAGACTTTTCATTATTGGTTTAATGGGAGGTGCTGTTACTGAAGTGAATCTGCAGGCAATTTTTGCCCGAAGGTTGACCGTACAAG CTGCTGGACTGCGAAACAGAAGCCTTGACAATAAAGCTCAGATTGTCAGCGaagtggagaaaaatgtatggcCAGCCATTTTGTTGGGCAAGGTGAAGCCGGTGgtttacaagacctttcctcTATCCGAAGCAGCTGAAGCTCACAAGTTGATGGAATCAAGCTCTCACATTGGCAAGATACTGCTCGTTCCATAA
- the LOC100821929 gene encoding uncharacterized protein LOC100821929 isoform X2: protein MMGPALLSLPRSSSSSAVSPCHLSPGRRSAAAAQRHRPSFPSNPAAGICYASQAVELLPSFYPGVVVRDARLEDCWEVADTHCGSFFPGYKFPLDLVLRIDRYIALLSGFSVPPGCTRTCLVAVNPTAVNNAISIECGDLRDAEFHGKYGLSKGSIAGILTVDTVADYLPRKGPLKQRRCGETPEHVKQAAKPKLEGQNAIPAAFAQAPPRTSNVEWSGAFVLFCFFFFFLLFAPFQVGSLLYSSDHFDALL from the exons ATGATGGGGCCGGCACTGCTGAGCTTACCGCGCTCTTCGTCGTCTTCGGCTGTCTCCCCTTGTCATCTCTCTCCGGGACGCcgatctgccgccgccgcccagcgcCACCGCCCATCGTTCCCCTCCAATCCCGCCGCAG GAATATGCTATGCAAGTCAAGCAGTTGAACTGTTGCCGTCTTTCTACCCGGGGGTTGTGGTTCGAGATGCAAGGCTAGAGGACTGCTGGGAAGTAGCTGACACCCACTGTGGCTCATTTTTTCCGGGTTACAAATTCCCGTTAGACCTTGTTCTACGAATTGATCGTTACATTGCCCTCCTATCCGGTTTTTCGGTTCCACCTGGCTGCACGAGAACATGCCTTGTTGCGGTTAACCCTACTGCAGTTAACAATGCTATCAGTATCGAATGTGGAGATCTAAGAGATGCTGAATTTCATGGGAAATACGGTCTCAGTAAAGGCTCAATAGCTGGCATCCTTACGGTTGACACAGTGGCGGACTATCTTCCAAGAAAGGGACCACTCAAGCAGAGAAG ATGTGGGGAAACACCTGAGCATGTAAAACAAGCCGCCAAACCAAAACTCGAGGGTCAAAACGCTATCCCGGCTGCCTTCGCACAAGCTCCACCCAGAACCAGCAATGTAGAGTGGTCTGGggcttttgttttgttttgtttcttcttcttttttctcctttttgctCCTTTTCAGGTTGGTTCTCTGTTGTACAGTTCAGATCATTTTGATGCTTTGTTATAA